In one window of Shewanella goraebulensis DNA:
- a CDS encoding PfaB family protein produces the protein MSNQLSPSTSAIKSMRIALKLVANEQVSFATSSGNDFSANNFVAIKPCSLAEVIGASAIDLDIDVSSLDASLSEHVVSESSVNTALSFNDYFAQAIIHIEQQHTVLLSHPELPYRLLMMPAIVAAKHRCHPHAYLTGMGEADDMPSAINAALAQAKRAHIKPTQVDATQLTCYKDKFAQLVMLIGSIATRSVPNAVSANQPTDAQYWFTEMHQNRVASFNFSEGIKQHCAVFVQGTELAQASSLVDENRLFLPVSANDLGSMKQLLQKLSTQLAALPDHNDKSSSTAISFMLSQLKQFDQTQPLSAVVMANSVTNAVSEINVMLSAIDKAETTAENEVKVQAKSNLSIEHKTPSGSCFHLTSDKVIGNNGLCFVYPGVGTVYPQMFAQLPRYFPALFAQLERDGDVKAMLQADSIYAENAKTADMSLGELAIAGVGASYILTKVLTEHFGIKPNFAMGYSMGEASMWASLDVWKTPHNMIEATQTNSIFTTDISGRLDCVRQAWQLEHGEDIVWNSFVVRATPADIEKVLADFPRAYLAITQGDTCVLAGCEESCKALLKQIGKRGIAANRVTAMHTKPAMLIRDNVQAFYQQPLHEQDVIAPFASQIKFISAASQLPISLTSEAIATSIADTFCQPLDFTQLVNNARQLGASLFVEIGADRQTTTLIDKISRTSEMAQTCQAISVNAKGDDQTALLKCIAQLITHKAPISLDYLIETLSSLLTTTLAAEKRSNHHTDNMLAPQLEGEQS, from the coding sequence GTGAGTAATCAACTGTCTCCTTCAACGTCTGCCATTAAAAGCATGCGAATTGCTTTAAAGCTAGTTGCGAATGAGCAAGTCTCATTCGCAACATCTTCAGGCAATGATTTTAGTGCCAATAACTTTGTAGCGATTAAGCCTTGCTCTTTAGCTGAAGTCATTGGCGCTTCAGCAATTGATCTTGATATCGATGTATCAAGCTTAGATGCGAGTTTGAGTGAACATGTTGTTAGTGAAAGTTCTGTTAATACAGCACTGAGCTTTAATGACTATTTTGCTCAAGCCATCATCCATATCGAGCAACAACATACGGTTTTACTCAGTCACCCTGAATTACCGTATCGCTTATTAATGATGCCAGCGATTGTGGCGGCTAAACATCGTTGTCATCCTCATGCCTACTTAACTGGTATGGGTGAAGCTGATGATATGCCAAGTGCAATAAATGCGGCTTTAGCTCAAGCCAAGCGTGCACACATTAAACCTACTCAGGTCGATGCGACTCAATTAACTTGTTATAAAGATAAGTTTGCCCAGTTGGTTATGCTGATAGGCAGCATTGCAACTCGCAGTGTGCCAAATGCAGTTTCAGCAAATCAGCCAACTGATGCTCAATACTGGTTTACTGAAATGCACCAAAATCGCGTTGCCAGCTTTAATTTTAGTGAAGGTATTAAGCAACACTGTGCAGTCTTTGTCCAAGGCACTGAGCTTGCTCAAGCAAGTTCATTGGTAGATGAAAATCGACTATTTTTGCCTGTATCAGCCAATGACCTTGGGTCGATGAAACAGCTGCTGCAAAAATTAAGCACTCAATTGGCAGCGCTGCCTGATCACAATGACAAGAGTAGCAGCACAGCTATCTCCTTCATGCTTAGCCAGCTAAAGCAATTTGATCAGACCCAGCCTTTATCGGCTGTCGTTATGGCAAATTCAGTGACTAATGCAGTAAGTGAAATCAATGTCATGCTTAGCGCGATTGATAAAGCTGAGACCACTGCGGAAAATGAAGTTAAAGTTCAAGCTAAAAGCAACTTAAGCATTGAACACAAAACCCCGTCAGGAAGCTGCTTTCATCTCACTTCAGATAAAGTAATTGGCAATAATGGCCTGTGTTTTGTTTACCCTGGCGTGGGTACGGTATACCCGCAAATGTTTGCTCAACTACCGCGCTACTTTCCAGCTTTATTTGCACAACTAGAGCGCGATGGTGATGTCAAAGCCATGCTGCAAGCTGATAGCATTTATGCTGAAAATGCTAAAACCGCCGACATGAGCTTAGGTGAACTGGCTATTGCAGGTGTAGGCGCAAGTTACATCCTAACCAAAGTGCTCACTGAGCATTTCGGCATTAAGCCTAACTTTGCCATGGGTTACTCAATGGGTGAAGCGTCTATGTGGGCCAGTCTTGATGTGTGGAAAACACCCCACAATATGATTGAAGCAACGCAGACTAACAGTATTTTCACCACAGACATTTCTGGCCGCCTAGATTGCGTGCGTCAAGCATGGCAACTTGAGCACGGTGAAGACATTGTTTGGAATAGCTTTGTGGTTCGTGCAACTCCTGCTGATATCGAAAAAGTATTAGCTGATTTCCCCCGAGCTTATCTTGCCATCACCCAAGGTGATACTTGTGTGCTTGCAGGCTGTGAAGAAAGCTGTAAAGCGCTGCTTAAACAAATTGGTAAGCGCGGCATAGCAGCGAATCGAGTGACTGCAATGCACACCAAACCTGCGATGCTTATTCGCGATAACGTACAAGCCTTTTATCAGCAGCCTTTACATGAGCAAGATGTTATTGCACCTTTCGCAAGCCAAATTAAATTTATCAGCGCTGCCAGCCAATTGCCGATTAGTTTAACTAGTGAAGCGATTGCAACATCCATTGCTGATACCTTCTGTCAGCCGTTAGATTTTACACAGTTAGTCAATAATGCACGTCAACTGGGCGCATCGCTTTTTGTCGAAATCGGCGCTGACAGACAAACGACAACACTGATTGACAAAATATCTCGCACCTCTGAAATGGCGCAAACATGCCAAGCCATTTCAGTGAATGCAAAAGGCGATGACCAAACGGCGCTACTTAAATGTATTGCTCAACTGATTACTCATAAAGCCCCAATTTCGCTCGATTATCTTATTGAGACCTTATCGAGTTTACTGACGACAACATTGGCGGCAGAAAAACGAAGTAATCACCACACAGACAATATGTTGGCCCCTCAATTAGAAGGAGAACAATCTTGA
- a CDS encoding type I polyketide synthase, with protein sequence MSQTPTNPETPSQDNSQSQEDTRLNKRLKDMPIAIVGMASIFANSRYLNKFWDLISEKIDAITEVPESHWRPEDYFDADKSTPDKSYCKRGGFIPEVDFNPMEFGLPPNILELTDTSQLLSLVIAKEVLADAGVTSEYDTDKIGITLGVGGGQKINASLTARLQYPVLKKVFKSSGLSDADSDMLIKKFQDQYIHWEENSFPGSLGNVIAGRIANRFDLGGMNCVVDAACAGSLAAMRMALTELVEGRSEMMITGGVCTDNSPSMYMSFSKTPAFTTNETIQPFDIDSKGMMIGEGIGMVALKRLEDAERDGDRIYSVIKGVGASSDGKFKSIYAPRPEGQAKALKRAYDDAGFAPETVGLIEAHGTGTAAGDVAEFNGLKSVFGENDPTKQHIALGSVKSQVGHTKSTAGTAGVIKAALALHHKVLPPTINVSKPNPKLNVEDSPFFVNTETRPWMPRPDGTPRRAGISSFGFGGTNFHLVLEEYSPEHSRDEKYRQRQVAQSLLISADNKAALIAEVNKLNAEISSLKGTDNSSIEQAELTRIAKLYAVRTLDDSAARLGLVVSSLNELTTQLGLSLKQLNNDVDAWQLPSGTSYRSSALITTNANQKTTKGKKAANTPKVAALFAGQGSQYVNMGIEVACHFPEMRQQLIKADKVFASFDKTPLSQVMFPIPAFEKADKDAQAALLTSTDNAQSAIGVMSMSQYQLFTQSGFSADMFAGHSFGELSALCAAGVISNDDYYQLSFARGAAMASSAVDKDGNELDKGTMYAIILPANDADAANSDNIAKLETCISEFDGVKVANYNSATQLVIAGPTDSCANAAKAISALGFKAIALPVSGAFHTPLVGHAQKPFAKAIDKAKFTASKVDLFSNATGEKHPKDAKSIKAAFKQHMLQSVRFTDQLNNMYDAGARVFVEFGPKNILHKLVEATLGNKTEAVSVISINPNPKGNSDVQLRVAAMQLNVLGAPLTEVDPYQAEIAAPAVPKGMNVKLNATNHISAPTRAKMEKSLATGQVTSQVVETIVEKVIEKPVEKVVEKIVEKEVIKTEYVEVAASGTTTVSNAAAPASQSTQSIAAQTKAPQAQTAPAAGSLEAFFNAQQQAADLHQQFLAIPQQYGETFTHLMAEQSKMAAAGHAIPESLQRSMELFHQHQAQTLQSHTLFLEQQAQSSQNALSMLTGKTPVVNAPVSAKPVVATPMIAAPVVETVKVAAPVQAPTVITPVAKATPVAQAAAMAAPAPRIEPVKAPAPVADPVVTASAVTAPAGLSAGTAQSAQTALSSQKVLDTMLEVVAEKTGYPTEMLELSMDMEADLGIDSIKRVEILGTVQDELPTLPELSPEDLAECRTLGEIVDYMGSKLPAAGAMNSDTANATHTAVSAPAASGLSAETVLNTMLEVVAEKTGYPTEMLELSMDMEADLGIDSIKRVEILGTVQDELPTLPELSPEDLAECRTLGEIVSYMGSKLPAAGAMNTKLPTSSAAGAAQVAATQTSGLSAEQVQSTMMTVVAEKTGYPTEMLELSMDMEADLGIDSIKRVEILGTVQDELPTLPELSPEDLAECRTLGEIVDYMNSKLPTTSAAGANTPAAAGASQVAAPAAQASGLSAQEVQSTMMTVVAEKTGYPTEMLELSMDMEADLGIDSIKRVEILGTVQDELPTLPELSPEDLAECRTLGEIVSYMGSKLPAAGAMNTKLPAEGANTQAAAGAAQVAATQTSGLSAEQVQSTMMTVVAEKTGYPTEMLELSMDMEADLGIDSIKRVEILGTVQDELPTLPELNPEDLAECRTLGEIVSYMGSKLPAAGANTQAAAGASQVATGLSAQEVQSTMMTVVAEKTGYPTEMLELSMDMEADLGIDSIKRVEILGTVQDELPGLPELNPEDLAECRTLGEIVSYMNSKLPAEGSKLSTSAAEGSQPTLSSTDTSPATAELATDLPPHQEVALKKLPAADKLVDGFSKDACIVINDDGHNAGVLAEKLVATGLTVAVIRSPESVTSAQSPLSSDIASFTLSAVNDDAISDVIAQISKQHKIAGFVHLQPQLTAQGALPLSDAGFVAVEQAFLMAKHLQQSFAELAKTERVSFMTVSRIDGGFGYLNSNELAKAELNQAALSGLTKTLGHEWPTVFCRALDITPSFEAVELAQAVIAELFDVDTATAEVGISDQGRHTLSATATAQTRYQTTSLNNEDTVLVTGGAKGVTFECALTLAKQTQSHFILAGRSEHLAGNLPTWAQGKQAKELKAAAIGFIQSQGNKPTPKQIDALVWPINSSLEIDRSLAAFKAVGASAEYISMDVSSDAAIKQSLAGVKPIRGIIHGAGVLADKHIQDKTLAELGRVYGTKVSGFAGIINAIDASKLKLVAMFSSAAGFYGNTGQSDYSMSNEILNKTALQLAANYPQAKVMSFNWGPWDGGMVSSALKKMFVERGVYVIPLDKGANLFAHSLLSESGVQLLIGSSMQGSSSADKTGAAVKKLNADSSLNAEGSLILSFTTPDNRVANNAVTVERVLNPVAMPFLEDHCIAGNPVLPTVCAIQWMRETAQQLCGLPVTVQDYKLLKGIIFETKEPQVLTLTLTQTESGLKALIASRMQSDALDSLLRPQYQANLIVNEKVINEKVAKEAVSTTLPTAAKNAQQLANSDKVISTDSELYSNGSLFHGPRLQGIKQLLIANDEQLVCSVELPQINALDCASFTPQLALGGSQAFAEDLLLQAMLVWARIKHDAASLPSTIGELTTYAPFASGDKGYLVLNVLKSTSRSLTADIALYHQDGRLSCTMLSAKTTISKSLNEAFLAPAKALADLQESV encoded by the coding sequence ATGAGCCAAACCCCTACTAATCCTGAGACGCCCTCTCAAGATAACAGTCAATCGCAAGAAGATACTAGACTGAACAAGCGTCTTAAAGATATGCCAATTGCCATCGTCGGCATGGCGAGTATCTTTGCAAACTCTCGTTACCTGAATAAGTTTTGGGACTTAATCAGTGAAAAGATTGATGCGATTACTGAAGTCCCTGAGTCGCACTGGCGTCCAGAAGATTATTTTGATGCAGATAAAAGCACCCCAGATAAAAGCTACTGTAAGCGTGGTGGATTTATCCCAGAAGTTGACTTCAACCCAATGGAGTTTGGCCTGCCGCCAAATATCTTAGAACTGACAGATACGTCTCAATTACTTTCATTGGTTATCGCCAAAGAAGTCTTAGCTGACGCAGGTGTAACATCAGAGTACGACACCGACAAAATCGGTATTACGCTGGGTGTGGGTGGCGGTCAAAAGATCAATGCAAGCTTAACGGCACGTCTACAATATCCTGTACTTAAAAAAGTATTTAAGAGCAGCGGTTTAAGTGATGCTGACAGCGATATGCTGATAAAAAAATTCCAAGACCAATACATTCACTGGGAAGAAAACTCATTCCCAGGTTCGCTAGGCAACGTGATTGCTGGTCGTATTGCTAATCGCTTCGACCTAGGTGGCATGAACTGTGTGGTAGATGCTGCATGTGCAGGTTCTCTTGCAGCAATGCGTATGGCACTGACTGAGCTTGTTGAGGGTCGCAGTGAAATGATGATCACAGGCGGTGTGTGTACCGATAACTCACCTTCTATGTACATGAGTTTCTCAAAAACGCCTGCGTTCACCACCAATGAAACCATTCAGCCATTTGATATCGACTCAAAAGGCATGATGATTGGTGAAGGTATCGGCATGGTAGCACTTAAGCGCCTTGAAGATGCAGAGCGTGATGGCGACCGTATTTATTCTGTAATTAAAGGTGTCGGCGCTTCATCAGACGGTAAATTTAAGAGTATTTACGCTCCGCGTCCTGAAGGCCAAGCAAAAGCATTAAAACGTGCTTATGATGACGCTGGTTTTGCCCCTGAAACAGTTGGCTTAATTGAAGCGCACGGCACAGGTACTGCTGCTGGTGATGTTGCCGAGTTTAACGGTCTTAAGTCTGTATTTGGTGAAAACGATCCAACCAAGCAACACATTGCTTTAGGTTCAGTGAAGTCTCAAGTGGGTCACACTAAATCAACTGCAGGTACTGCTGGTGTCATTAAAGCAGCCCTTGCTCTGCACCATAAAGTACTCCCACCGACCATTAACGTCTCTAAACCAAACCCTAAGCTTAATGTTGAGGATTCACCGTTTTTCGTTAATACCGAAACACGCCCTTGGATGCCTCGTCCAGATGGCACTCCTCGCCGTGCTGGTATAAGCTCATTTGGTTTTGGTGGCACAAACTTCCATTTAGTATTGGAAGAATACAGCCCAGAGCACAGCCGTGATGAGAAATACCGTCAACGCCAAGTAGCACAAAGCTTACTAATTAGCGCTGATAACAAAGCTGCCTTAATTGCAGAAGTTAACAAGCTTAACGCTGAAATCAGTAGCCTAAAAGGGACTGACAATAGCAGCATTGAACAAGCAGAGCTCACTCGCATCGCCAAGCTTTATGCAGTGCGTACTCTCGATGACTCAGCTGCGCGTTTAGGCCTTGTGGTATCAAGCCTTAATGAATTAACCACCCAACTTGGTTTATCGTTAAAGCAGCTTAATAATGATGTTGATGCATGGCAACTGCCATCTGGCACGAGCTATCGCTCATCTGCACTCATCACGACTAATGCAAACCAAAAGACGACTAAAGGTAAAAAAGCGGCTAACACACCGAAAGTTGCGGCATTGTTTGCAGGTCAAGGCTCTCAGTACGTCAACATGGGTATTGAAGTCGCTTGTCATTTCCCTGAAATGCGTCAGCAATTAATCAAGGCCGATAAAGTATTTGCAAGCTTTGATAAAACGCCATTATCGCAAGTCATGTTCCCTATTCCAGCCTTTGAAAAAGCAGATAAAGATGCGCAAGCAGCTTTACTCACCAGCACTGATAACGCGCAAAGCGCCATTGGTGTAATGAGCATGAGCCAATACCAACTGTTTACTCAATCTGGCTTCAGCGCTGATATGTTTGCAGGTCACAGCTTTGGTGAGCTGTCAGCATTATGTGCTGCAGGTGTAATTTCAAATGATGATTACTACCAATTATCATTTGCTCGTGGTGCAGCTATGGCTTCATCAGCAGTCGATAAAGACGGTAACGAATTAGATAAAGGCACCATGTACGCCATTATCTTGCCAGCTAACGATGCAGATGCAGCAAATAGCGATAATATCGCCAAACTAGAAACATGCATCAGTGAGTTTGATGGTGTTAAAGTCGCTAACTATAACTCTGCGACTCAATTAGTGATTGCTGGCCCAACTGACTCTTGTGCAAATGCAGCTAAAGCCATTAGCGCTTTAGGCTTTAAAGCCATTGCATTGCCAGTATCAGGTGCTTTCCACACCCCGCTTGTAGGTCATGCGCAAAAACCTTTTGCCAAGGCAATTGATAAAGCTAAATTTACTGCAAGCAAAGTCGATTTGTTCTCAAATGCAACGGGCGAAAAACACCCTAAAGATGCAAAATCAATTAAAGCCGCTTTCAAACAGCACATGTTGCAGTCAGTTCGTTTTACTGACCAACTGAACAATATGTATGATGCTGGTGCGCGTGTATTTGTTGAATTTGGACCTAAGAACATACTCCATAAATTGGTAGAAGCGACATTAGGTAATAAAACTGAGGCAGTATCAGTTATCAGTATTAACCCTAATCCAAAGGGCAATAGTGATGTGCAATTACGCGTTGCAGCAATGCAACTTAACGTTTTAGGTGCTCCGCTCACTGAAGTTGACCCTTATCAAGCCGAAATAGCAGCCCCTGCTGTGCCAAAAGGCATGAACGTTAAACTCAATGCAACCAACCATATTAGTGCGCCAACTCGCGCCAAAATGGAAAAGTCATTAGCAACAGGCCAAGTAACTTCTCAAGTTGTTGAAACGATTGTAGAGAAAGTTATCGAGAAACCAGTTGAAAAAGTAGTAGAGAAAATTGTGGAGAAAGAAGTCATTAAAACTGAATACGTTGAAGTTGCCGCATCTGGCACAACAACAGTATCCAATGCTGCAGCACCTGCTAGCCAGTCTACTCAGTCAATAGCTGCTCAAACAAAAGCACCTCAAGCTCAAACAGCGCCGGCGGCTGGCAGCTTAGAAGCCTTCTTTAACGCGCAACAACAAGCTGCCGATCTACATCAGCAGTTCTTAGCGATTCCGCAACAATATGGCGAGACTTTTACTCACCTAATGGCAGAGCAAAGTAAGATGGCCGCCGCAGGACACGCTATTCCTGAGAGCCTACAGCGCTCAATGGAGCTATTCCACCAGCATCAAGCGCAAACATTACAAAGCCATACTTTGTTCCTTGAGCAACAAGCGCAATCTAGCCAAAATGCATTAAGCATGCTGACAGGCAAAACACCTGTTGTTAACGCGCCTGTATCAGCCAAACCTGTCGTTGCGACTCCAATGATTGCAGCGCCAGTAGTTGAAACGGTGAAAGTAGCGGCTCCAGTGCAAGCTCCTACGGTTATTACCCCAGTAGCAAAAGCCACACCTGTAGCTCAAGCTGCCGCGATGGCTGCTCCAGCGCCACGTATTGAACCAGTTAAAGCACCTGCTCCTGTAGCCGATCCTGTAGTAACAGCTTCTGCAGTAACTGCTCCTGCTGGCTTAAGCGCAGGAACAGCTCAAAGCGCACAAACAGCCCTGAGCTCACAAAAAGTTCTGGATACTATGTTAGAAGTGGTTGCAGAAAAAACAGGTTACCCAACTGAAATGCTTGAACTCAGCATGGATATGGAAGCAGATCTCGGTATTGATTCTATCAAACGTGTAGAGATCTTAGGTACTGTTCAAGACGAACTTCCAACACTGCCAGAGCTAAGCCCTGAAGATTTAGCCGAGTGTCGTACCCTGGGTGAAATCGTTGACTATATGGGTAGTAAACTACCGGCCGCAGGCGCTATGAACAGCGACACTGCAAATGCAACTCACACAGCCGTTTCCGCCCCTGCTGCTTCAGGTCTTAGCGCAGAAACAGTACTCAACACTATGCTTGAAGTGGTTGCAGAAAAAACAGGTTACCCAACTGAAATGCTGGAATTAAGCATGGATATGGAAGCTGACCTTGGCATCGATTCCATCAAACGAGTTGAGATCTTAGGTACAGTTCAAGACGAACTGCCAACACTGCCAGAGCTAAGCCCTGAAGATTTAGCTGAATGTCGCACGCTTGGCGAAATCGTATCTTATATGGGTAGTAAACTACCCGCCGCAGGCGCTATGAACACTAAGCTTCCTACAAGCTCCGCTGCAGGCGCGGCTCAAGTAGCAGCTACTCAAACATCAGGTTTAAGTGCTGAACAAGTACAAAGCACTATGATGACTGTTGTTGCTGAAAAAACCGGTTACCCAACTGAAATGCTTGAATTAAGCATGGATATGGAAGCGGATTTAGGCATCGATTCAATCAAGCGTGTTGAAATTTTAGGTACTGTTCAAGACGAACTGCCAACACTGCCTGAACTAAGTCCTGAAGATTTAGCTGAGTGTCGTACACTTGGTGAAATTGTTGACTATATGAATTCTAAGCTTCCTACAACTTCAGCTGCAGGCGCTAATACACCGGCCGCAGCAGGCGCTTCTCAAGTAGCAGCACCAGCTGCTCAAGCATCAGGTTTAAGCGCACAAGAAGTTCAAAGCACTATGATGACTGTGGTTGCTGAAAAAACCGGTTACCCAACTGAAATGCTTGAATTAAGCATGGATATGGAAGCGGATTTAGGCATCGATTCAATCAAACGTGTTGAAATTCTAGGTACAGTTCAAGACGAATTACCAACACTCCCTGAGCTAAGTCCTGAAGATTTAGCTGAGTGTCGTACTCTTGGCGAAATCGTATCTTATATGGGGAGTAAACTACCCGCCGCAGGCGCTATGAACACTAAGCTTCCTGCTGAAGGCGCTAATACACAGGCTGCCGCAGGCGCTGCTCAAGTAGCTGCTACTCAAACATCAGGTTTAAGTGCGGAACAAGTTCAAAGCACTATGATGACTGTGGTTGCTGAGAAGACCGGTTACCCGACTGAAATGCTTGAATTAAGCATGGATATGGAAGCAGATTTAGGCATCGATTCAATCAAACGTGTTGAGATCTTAGGTACAGTTCAAGATGAACTTCCGACGCTACCAGAACTTAACCCAGAAGATTTAGCTGAGTGTCGTACACTAGGTGAAATCGTATCTTATATGGGGAGTAAACTACCGGCCGCAGGCGCTAATACACAGGCCGCAGCAGGCGCTTCTCAAGTAGCAACGGGGTTAAGTGCGCAAGAAGTTCAAAGCACAATGATGACTGTGGTTGCTGAAAAAACCGGTTACCCGACTGAAATGCTTGAATTAAGCATGGATATGGAAGCGGATTTAGGCATCGATTCAATCAAGCGTGTTGAAATTTTAGGGACGGTTCAAGACGAGCTTCCGGGCTTACCTGAATTAAATCCTGAAGATTTAGCAGAGTGTCGCACCCTAGGCGAAATCGTTAGCTACATGAACTCTAAGCTACCTGCTGAAGGCTCTAAACTTTCAACAAGTGCAGCTGAAGGCTCTCAGCCAACGCTAAGCTCAACTGACACTTCACCTGCCACAGCTGAGTTAGCAACTGACTTACCTCCTCATCAGGAAGTTGCGCTAAAAAAGCTACCAGCGGCGGATAAGTTAGTTGACGGTTTTTCAAAAGACGCCTGTATCGTTATCAATGATGACGGCCATAACGCAGGTGTTTTAGCTGAAAAATTAGTAGCAACAGGCCTAACCGTCGCCGTTATTCGTAGCCCTGAGTCAGTGACATCTGCGCAATCACCGCTTAGCAGTGATATTGCCAGCTTCACTTTATCTGCGGTCAATGACGACGCGATTAGCGATGTCATTGCTCAAATTAGCAAGCAGCATAAGATCGCCGGTTTTGTTCACCTACAACCTCAACTAACAGCACAAGGAGCTTTGCCTTTAAGTGATGCTGGTTTTGTAGCTGTAGAGCAAGCTTTCTTGATGGCTAAACACCTTCAGCAATCATTTGCTGAACTGGCTAAAACTGAGCGCGTAAGCTTTATGACTGTTAGCCGCATTGATGGTGGATTCGGTTACTTAAACAGTAACGAGCTTGCAAAGGCTGAGCTAAACCAAGCTGCATTATCAGGTTTAACTAAAACATTAGGTCATGAGTGGCCAACTGTGTTCTGTAGAGCATTGGATATTACCCCAAGCTTTGAAGCTGTCGAGTTAGCACAAGCCGTTATTGCAGAGTTATTTGATGTTGATACAGCAACAGCTGAAGTGGGTATTAGCGACCAAGGTCGTCATACTTTATCAGCTACGGCAACTGCTCAAACCCGTTACCAAACCACATCATTAAACAATGAAGATACAGTGCTGGTGACTGGCGGTGCTAAAGGCGTCACATTTGAATGTGCCCTTACTCTTGCCAAACAAACTCAGTCGCACTTTATTTTAGCGGGTCGCAGTGAGCATTTAGCCGGTAATTTACCGACTTGGGCTCAAGGCAAACAGGCTAAAGAATTAAAAGCAGCAGCAATCGGATTTATTCAATCTCAAGGTAACAAGCCAACACCTAAGCAAATTGATGCCTTAGTTTGGCCGATTAACAGCAGTTTAGAAATTGATCGCTCATTAGCAGCATTTAAAGCTGTCGGTGCAAGTGCTGAGTACATCAGCATGGATGTCAGCTCAGATGCAGCCATCAAGCAATCTCTTGCAGGTGTTAAACCGATTAGAGGCATCATTCATGGTGCTGGTGTACTCGCTGATAAACATATTCAAGACAAAACCTTAGCTGAGTTAGGCCGTGTATATGGCACTAAAGTGTCGGGCTTTGCAGGCATCATCAATGCGATTGATGCAAGCAAGTTAAAACTGGTTGCTATGTTCTCATCAGCAGCCGGTTTCTATGGCAATACTGGCCAAAGTGACTACTCAATGTCTAATGAGATTCTCAACAAGACAGCACTTCAACTTGCAGCTAACTACCCGCAAGCTAAAGTCATGAGCTTTAACTGGGGCCCTTGGGATGGCGGAATGGTCAGTTCAGCATTGAAGAAAATGTTTGTTGAGCGCGGCGTATACGTTATTCCACTCGATAAAGGCGCAAACTTGTTTGCTCACAGCCTATTGTCTGAGTCGGGCGTACAGCTATTAATTGGTTCAAGTATGCAGGGCTCAAGCTCAGCAGATAAAACAGGCGCAGCTGTAAAAAAGCTTAATGCGGACTCTTCGCTTAATGCCGAGGGTTCGCTGATTCTTTCTTTTACTACTCCTGATAACCGTGTTGCCAACAACGCGGTTACTGTTGAACGTGTACTAAACCCAGTTGCAATGCCCTTCCTTGAAGATCATTGCATCGCGGGTAACCCAGTACTACCGACAGTGTGCGCCATACAATGGATGCGTGAAACAGCGCAACAATTGTGTGGCCTGCCTGTGACGGTTCAAGATTATAAATTGCTGAAAGGCATTATTTTCGAGACTAAAGAACCACAAGTATTAACGCTGACATTGACGCAAACTGAATCAGGCTTAAAAGCACTGATTGCTAGTCGTATGCAAAGTGACGCCCTTGATAGCTTGCTAAGACCTCAGTATCAAGCAAACCTGATTGTTAATGAGAAGGTTATTAATGAGAAAGTTGCTAAAGAAGCGGTTTCAACCACGCTACCAACAGCAGCAAAAAATGCGCAGCAATTAGCAAACTCAGACAAAGTCATTAGCACTGATAGTGAATTGTATAGCAATGGCAGTTTATTCCACGGCCCTCGCCTACAAGGAATAAAGCAGTTGTTAATTGCCAACGATGAACAATTGGTTTGTTCTGTTGAGTTGCCTCAAATTAACGCTTTAGATTGCGCAAGCTTTACACCGCAACTAGCGTTAGGTGGCAGTCAGGCTTTTGCTGAAGACTTACTTTTACAAGCCATGTTAGTGTGGGCGCGTATCAAACACGATGCTGCAAGCTTACCGTCAACCATTGGTGAGTTAACCACTTACGCCCCATTCGCCTCAGGCGATAAAGGTTATTTAGTGTTGAATGTGCTTAAAAGTACCAGCCGCTCGTTAACGGCTGATATTGCACTTTATCACCAAGATGGCCGCTTAAGCTGCACTATGCTAAGCGCAAAAACGACCATCAGCAAAAGCTTGAATGAGGCCTTTTTAGCCCCAGCTAAAGCATTAGCTGATTTGCAGGAGTCTGTGTGA